One Megasphaera elsdenii DSM 20460 genomic window carries:
- a CDS encoding O-antigen ligase family protein — MKRIIRTGSTPAERARLRVVYAMAGTVFFMPLNLFIMEGFFIIALGLGLYYCKKYPKLTLRQSPLSLPAAGFALAAFLSLVGSPHFLLGTAFYVFTVLQYVVLYYGILLFVRHSWERRLLFSTLLLSAFIVALYGLYQYAHMLTLHEAEWVDNSAFPMLRRRMYSTLYNPNLLSAFLLIIMSAAASMMICTRHRWHHVMYLAFFAILALCLVLTYSRGAWLSVCALVFFFGLFWDKRVWLLFLAGPLILAFYHGGVADRLMSIFSHSEADTSVSMRMDMWEAAIAMFVDHPVLGIGWGAFKHVYPVYNELIQEAGIVIFHAHNMYLNILAETGLAGFFFGLWFFFGNAWYAIGYLRSHKEHTFDRSLAMSLAAAVLSLAISGMSDYDLFSTQISLTFWLMSALFANMYGEECEKNSKNSLRNNSQ, encoded by the coding sequence ATGAAGCGGATAATACGGACTGGCAGTACGCCAGCCGAGCGGGCACGGCTGCGCGTCGTCTATGCCATGGCAGGGACTGTTTTTTTTATGCCTTTGAACTTGTTCATCATGGAAGGCTTTTTCATCATTGCCCTGGGACTGGGGCTTTATTATTGTAAAAAATATCCTAAACTGACCTTGCGCCAGTCGCCGCTGTCCCTGCCGGCAGCCGGTTTTGCCCTGGCCGCCTTCCTGTCTCTTGTGGGCTCGCCACACTTCCTCTTGGGAACGGCTTTTTACGTCTTCACGGTCTTGCAATACGTCGTGCTCTACTATGGTATCCTCTTGTTTGTCCGTCATTCCTGGGAGCGGCGCCTGCTCTTTTCGACGCTCCTCCTCAGTGCTTTCATCGTCGCCCTGTACGGCCTGTACCAGTATGCCCATATGCTGACCCTCCACGAAGCCGAATGGGTCGATAATTCAGCCTTTCCCATGCTGCGGCGCCGCATGTATTCGACATTGTACAACCCCAACTTATTGTCTGCCTTCCTGCTGATCATCATGAGTGCGGCGGCGTCGATGATGATCTGTACCCGCCACCGCTGGCATCATGTCATGTACCTGGCCTTTTTTGCCATCCTGGCCTTGTGCCTGGTCCTGACCTATTCCCGTGGTGCCTGGCTCAGCGTCTGCGCCCTGGTCTTTTTCTTCGGCCTCTTCTGGGATAAACGGGTATGGCTCCTCTTTTTGGCAGGTCCTTTGATCCTGGCCTTTTATCACGGTGGCGTCGCCGACCGCCTGATGTCCATTTTCAGCCACAGCGAAGCGGATACGTCCGTGTCCATGCGCATGGACATGTGGGAAGCGGCTATTGCCATGTTCGTCGACCATCCCGTCCTGGGTATCGGCTGGGGCGCTTTCAAGCACGTCTATCCGGTATATAATGAATTGATTCAGGAAGCGGGCATCGTCATCTTCCACGCCCATAATATGTACCTCAACATCCTGGCTGAAACGGGCCTGGCTGGCTTTTTTTTCGGCTTATGGTTCTTCTTCGGCAATGCCTGGTATGCCATCGGCTATTTGCGCAGCCATAAGGAACATACCTTTGACCGTTCTCTGGCCATGAGCCTGGCTGCCGCCGTCTTGTCCCTGGCCATCAGCGGTATGAGCGACTACGATTTATTTAGTACCCAGATTTCACTTACCTTTTGGCTCATGAGCGCCCTTTTCGCCAATATGTACGGCGAAGAATGTGAAAAAAACAGCAAAAATAGTTTGCGAAATAATTCACAATGA